The following proteins are encoded in a genomic region of Enterocloster clostridioformis:
- a CDS encoding LysM peptidoglycan-binding domain-containing protein, with protein MGELYEPFPKLPKNFRQIGERDQVLKLYLEDYVNTYLKRLQPAKGADLRVGLLLGSRETHEDIPFVFVDGALEMDSVTEEGGKVAFTEDAWKKAYQDVEQMFPKRTVQGWFLCAGPGCTLSPLTYWKQHSQYFTGKNQLMYLNCGLEGEEAVYITSSDGFYKLRGYSIYYERNQMMQDYMILRKDVPRAETGVDDKVIQNFKQKMDERRVEAGRHRSTVGVLSGLCSVLAVTVLAGGVAMFNNYQKMHQMESVIASVVPEGNIKDGLMAFAGKGGTENPSGKGWSAADQPDYVIEEASGKVYPTTAPSPENGDEKPSRVTPETLEPPNSGQAGGTGQGNGQTASGQGSGQTAGTGQGSGQAAASGQENGQASSQDASKTDSAKKGNEQTESGHSQAAAETKAPADDSTLPPTGGRGEADDQTVSAASYKVYTVADGETLYGICFKLYHNLQHIDEICRVNSLTDENSIFAGQKLLVP; from the coding sequence ATGGGAGAATTATATGAACCCTTCCCTAAGCTGCCGAAGAATTTCCGGCAGATAGGTGAGAGGGACCAGGTCTTAAAGTTATATCTGGAGGATTATGTAAATACTTATTTAAAACGCCTCCAGCCGGCAAAGGGGGCTGATTTGCGTGTGGGTCTGCTTTTGGGAAGCAGGGAGACCCATGAAGACATACCTTTTGTTTTTGTGGATGGAGCCCTGGAAATGGATTCGGTCACCGAGGAAGGCGGAAAGGTGGCATTCACCGAGGACGCCTGGAAAAAGGCCTACCAGGATGTGGAGCAGATGTTTCCCAAGCGCACGGTCCAGGGATGGTTCCTCTGCGCGGGACCCGGCTGTACCTTAAGCCCCCTGACCTATTGGAAGCAGCACAGCCAGTATTTTACCGGAAAGAACCAGCTCATGTATCTGAACTGCGGCCTGGAGGGCGAGGAAGCTGTTTACATAACATCCTCCGACGGATTTTACAAATTAAGAGGATACAGCATATATTATGAGCGGAATCAGATGATGCAGGATTACATGATACTGCGCAAGGATGTGCCAAGAGCAGAAACAGGAGTGGATGATAAGGTCATCCAGAATTTTAAGCAAAAAATGGACGAGCGCAGGGTGGAGGCAGGACGTCACCGGAGCACGGTGGGAGTTTTGTCAGGCCTTTGCAGTGTACTGGCTGTCACAGTACTGGCAGGCGGCGTGGCTATGTTCAACAACTATCAGAAAATGCACCAGATGGAAAGCGTGATTGCATCCGTGGTACCGGAAGGAAACATAAAGGACGGCCTGATGGCGTTTGCCGGAAAGGGCGGTACAGAGAATCCTTCCGGAAAGGGCTGGTCCGCTGCGGACCAGCCTGATTATGTGATTGAGGAGGCATCGGGAAAGGTATATCCCACCACGGCTCCGTCACCGGAGAATGGAGATGAGAAACCTTCCAGGGTGACTCCGGAAACCCTGGAACCGCCAAATAGCGGCCAGGCGGGCGGGACAGGCCAGGGAAATGGTCAGACGGCATCAGGTCAGGGAAGCGGTCAGACGGCAGGGACAGGCCAGGGAAGCGGCCAGGCGGCGGCATCAGGCCAGGAAAATGGCCAGGCATCCAGCCAGGACGCGTCCAAGACTGACTCAGCCAAAAAGGGAAATGAACAGACGGAATCCGGCCATAGCCAGGCGGCAGCGGAGACAAAAGCTCCTGCCGATGATTCCACACTTCCGCCAACCGGGGGCAGAGGGGAAGCTGACGACCAGACTGTGTCCGCTGCCAGCTACAAGGTGTACACCGTGGCGGACGGAGAGACATTGTATGGCATCTGCTTTAAGCTGTATCATAATCTGCAGCATATAGATGAAATCTGCCGGGTCAATTCCCTGACAGATGAAAACAGCATATTTGCGGGACAAAAGCTTCTGGTTCCGTAA
- the yyaC gene encoding spore protease YyaC: protein MHLDRLIREEMAAKGKDGIMFLCIGTDRSTGDSLGPLVGHMLRSRRLKGAAVIGTLDKPVHAMNLDLYARYIRLHYPDYVVVAIDASVGSLDHVGYATLGRGALQPGLGVSKELQAVGDIAITGIVGGVGSRDPVMLQSVRLSMVMKMADCICESIFLVERLWENAAII, encoded by the coding sequence ATGCACCTGGACCGGCTTATCAGGGAGGAGATGGCGGCCAAGGGAAAGGATGGCATCATGTTCCTGTGTATCGGCACAGACCGGTCCACCGGAGACAGTCTGGGCCCTCTGGTGGGACATATGCTCCGCAGCCGGCGGCTTAAGGGAGCGGCGGTCATCGGAACACTTGACAAGCCAGTCCATGCCATGAACCTGGATTTGTACGCCAGGTATATACGGCTTCACTATCCGGATTATGTGGTGGTTGCCATTGATGCTTCGGTGGGAAGTCTGGACCATGTGGGATACGCGACCCTGGGCCGGGGAGCGCTTCAGCCGGGATTGGGAGTATCCAAGGAGCTGCAGGCCGTGGGGGACATAGCCATAACCGGAATAGTGGGCGGAGTGGGCAGCCGGGACCCGGTCATGCTGCAGAGCGTGCGTCTGTCCATGGTTATGAAAATGGCGGACTGTATTTGCGAAAGCATTTTTCTTGTCGAACGATTATGGGAAAATGCTGCCATAATATGA
- a CDS encoding sugar phosphate nucleotidyltransferase: MKDTALVIMAAGIGSRFGGGIKQLEPVGPGGEIIMDYSIHDAMEAGFNKVIFIIRRDLEKDFKEIIGHRIEKLLPVEYAYQELQDLPAGYEVTPGRTKPWGTGQAVLSVKGMVDGPFLVINADDYYGREGFRRIHDYMAEHMDSQSEIYDICMGGFVLSNTLSDNGTVTRGVCQVDGDGFLTNVTETYNIQMKEDGLHATNESGAPVTISPSQPVSMNMWGLPASFIQELEKGFPVFLDSLKEGDIKSEYLLPKIIDNLVQNKKARVTVLDTPDKWFGVTYREDKQAVTDAIRGLIESGVYEEKLFG, translated from the coding sequence ATGAAAGATACTGCATTGGTAATCATGGCAGCCGGTATCGGAAGCCGCTTTGGAGGCGGCATCAAGCAGCTGGAGCCTGTGGGGCCAGGCGGCGAGATTATCATGGATTATTCAATCCACGATGCCATGGAAGCGGGATTTAATAAGGTAATATTCATAATCAGGAGAGATCTGGAAAAGGATTTTAAGGAAATCATCGGACACAGGATAGAGAAGCTCCTTCCGGTGGAATACGCATACCAGGAACTGCAAGACCTTCCGGCCGGCTATGAAGTGACACCCGGAAGAACCAAACCATGGGGTACGGGCCAGGCGGTCCTTTCCGTGAAAGGTATGGTAGACGGACCATTCCTTGTGATTAATGCGGATGACTACTATGGACGAGAAGGATTTCGCAGGATTCATGATTACATGGCGGAGCATATGGATTCACAGTCTGAGATATATGATATCTGCATGGGGGGGTTTGTGCTGTCCAACACCCTGAGCGACAACGGCACAGTCACCAGAGGCGTGTGCCAGGTGGATGGAGATGGATTTTTGACGAACGTGACAGAAACTTATAATATCCAGATGAAGGAAGACGGACTCCATGCCACGAACGAGAGCGGTGCGCCTGTGACCATCAGCCCGTCCCAGCCTGTTTCCATGAATATGTGGGGGCTTCCGGCCAGCTTCATCCAGGAGCTGGAGAAGGGATTCCCTGTATTTTTGGACAGTCTGAAGGAAGGGGATATTAAATCAGAATACCTGCTTCCTAAAATCATAGACAATCTGGTACAGAATAAGAAGGCGAGAGTGACCGTCCTTGACACCCCGGATAAATGGTTTGGCGTTACCTACAGGGAAGATAAACAGGCCGTGACAGATGCCATCAGAGGGCTGATTGAGTCGGGGGTTTATGAGGAGAAGCTATTTGGATAA
- a CDS encoding M20 family metallopeptidase yields the protein MRSSIRSSTRNSIRRLVSNHMIDRRSENVTVEEGDRRTWELAGQLVQIDSSDPGAYESQIEQWIYEWLTEEIEEKAGALKNRIELIQKEVMPGRFNLMARIPGREEAAASSLVYICHMDTVMLGEGWEEDTPALGAVVKEDRLYGRGACDMKSGLACALSAFSDMAELAGSTGELPVRPFVFIGTVDEEDFMRGVECAIRDGWVGREDWILDTEPTDGQIQVAHKGRTWFELTMQGITAHASNPWKGADAIAAMAEAVCHIRKAIGSCPVHEDLGMSTVTFGQITGGYRPYVVPDSCKVWIDMRLVPPTDTAAAKNIVEEAVKAAEAEIAGVRGSYTVTGDRPYVEKDSGSRLLASLKSVCDRVTGEDTYIGSFNGYTDTAVIAGTLGNRNCMSYGPGSLELAHKPNEYVPYEDVCRCRRVLTELARQEAFFPFAF from the coding sequence ATGAGAAGCAGTATCAGAAGCAGTACCAGAAACAGTATCAGACGCCTGGTATCCAACCATATGATTGACAGGAGGAGCGAAAACGTGACAGTAGAAGAAGGGGACCGCAGGACCTGGGAGCTGGCAGGCCAGCTGGTACAGATTGACAGCTCTGACCCGGGAGCCTATGAGAGCCAAATTGAACAGTGGATATATGAATGGCTTACAGAGGAGATAGAGGAAAAGGCAGGAGCGCTTAAGAACCGGATTGAACTGATTCAAAAGGAAGTAATGCCGGGCCGCTTTAATCTTATGGCCCGCATACCAGGGAGAGAAGAAGCTGCGGCGTCTTCCCTTGTGTACATATGCCACATGGATACGGTGATGCTGGGAGAGGGATGGGAGGAAGATACCCCGGCCCTGGGAGCAGTGGTAAAGGAAGACCGCCTGTACGGAAGAGGGGCCTGTGACATGAAGTCAGGCCTGGCCTGTGCTTTGTCTGCATTTTCAGACATGGCGGAGCTGGCCGGAAGTACAGGAGAGCTTCCGGTGCGGCCTTTTGTATTTATCGGAACCGTGGACGAGGAAGATTTCATGCGGGGAGTGGAATGTGCTATCCGGGACGGCTGGGTAGGCCGGGAAGACTGGATTTTAGACACGGAGCCAACGGACGGGCAGATTCAGGTAGCCCATAAGGGCAGGACCTGGTTTGAGTTGACCATGCAGGGAATCACGGCCCATGCCAGCAATCCGTGGAAGGGCGCTGATGCCATTGCCGCCATGGCAGAGGCAGTCTGCCATATCCGCAAGGCCATTGGAAGCTGCCCGGTTCATGAAGATCTGGGTATGTCTACGGTGACCTTTGGACAGATAACAGGGGGATACCGTCCCTATGTTGTGCCGGATTCCTGTAAGGTATGGATTGACATGCGTCTGGTGCCGCCTACGGACACAGCGGCTGCGAAAAATATAGTAGAGGAAGCTGTAAAGGCGGCGGAAGCCGAGATTGCGGGAGTCAGGGGCAGTTACACCGTCACAGGTGACCGTCCCTATGTGGAAAAGGACAGCGGTTCCCGGCTCCTGGCCAGCCTTAAATCTGTCTGCGATCGTGTGACGGGGGAGGACACATATATCGGTTCCTTTAACGGCTACACAGATACAGCAGTCATTGCGGGAACCCTGGGCAACCGCAACTGCATGTCCTACGGTCCCGGCAGCCTGGAGCTGGCCCATAAGCCCAATGAGTACGTGCCGTATGAGGATGTGTGCCGGTGCAGACGTGTTCTGACTGAACTGGCACGGCAGGAGGCATTCTTTCCCTTTGCTTTTTAA
- a CDS encoding ribonucleotide-diphosphate reductase subunit beta, whose amino-acid sequence MSILSAKPLFNPQGDTDKNSRRMIGGNTTNLNDFNNMKYTWASSWYRQAMNNFWIPEEINLSADLKDYKNLTAPERTAYDKILSFLVFLDSIQTANLPCIAQYITANEVNLCLTIQGFQEAVHSQSYSYMLDSICSPVERDRILYQWKEDEHLLRRNTFIGNLYNEFQERKDDVTLLRVIMANYILEGIYFYSGFMFFYNLGRGGKMPGSVQEIRYINRDENTHLWLFRNMIGELRKEEPQLFTPEMVGMLKSMLEEGVAQEIKWGSYVIGDDVPGLTSEMVTDYIRYLGNLRWSGLGFGTLYEGDDEEPESMKWVNQYSNANMVKTDFFEAKSTAYAKSAAIVDDL is encoded by the coding sequence ATGAGTATATTATCGGCCAAGCCCCTGTTTAACCCTCAGGGCGACACGGATAAAAACAGCAGGAGGATGATAGGCGGAAACACCACCAATCTCAACGACTTTAATAATATGAAATACACCTGGGCCAGCAGCTGGTACCGCCAGGCCATGAATAATTTCTGGATTCCGGAGGAAATCAACCTCAGCGCGGACTTAAAGGATTATAAGAACCTGACGGCTCCGGAGAGGACTGCCTATGATAAGATACTGAGCTTTCTGGTGTTCTTAGATTCCATCCAGACAGCCAACCTGCCCTGCATTGCCCAGTATATCACAGCCAATGAGGTAAATCTGTGCCTTACGATTCAGGGATTCCAGGAGGCGGTGCACAGCCAGAGCTACAGCTATATGCTGGATTCCATCTGCAGCCCGGTGGAGCGGGACAGGATATTGTACCAGTGGAAGGAGGATGAACACCTTCTGCGCCGCAATACATTTATTGGAAATCTGTATAATGAATTCCAGGAGAGGAAGGACGATGTGACCCTTCTCAGGGTCATTATGGCAAACTATATCCTGGAGGGCATCTATTTTTACAGCGGGTTCATGTTTTTTTATAACCTGGGAAGGGGCGGAAAGATGCCCGGAAGCGTCCAGGAAATCCGCTATATCAACCGGGACGAGAATACCCATTTGTGGCTGTTTCGCAACATGATTGGGGAGCTCAGGAAAGAGGAGCCGCAGTTATTCACGCCGGAGATGGTGGGTATGCTTAAGTCCATGCTGGAGGAAGGCGTGGCGCAGGAAATCAAGTGGGGGAGCTATGTGATTGGCGATGATGTCCCGGGTCTGACCAGCGAAATGGTTACGGACTACATACGGTACCTGGGAAACCTGCGCTGGAGCGGGCTGGGCTTCGGCACCTTGTATGAGGGGGATGACGAGGAGCCGGAATCCATGAAATGGGTTAACCAGTATTCCAATGCAAATATGGTGAAAACAGACTTTTTTGAGGCAAAGAGCACGGCTTACGCAAAAAGTGCCGCCATTGTTGATGATTTATAG
- a CDS encoding ribonucleoside-diphosphate reductase subunit alpha, with translation MAKRKVDIDLDYKGLEQCLEGIGRDFQGEGYGLERLFERYRSFHKQGMEPAEGMEALIRSAAELTSKEAPMWEFAAARLRYCRFACEMEEQLRGLGIRGLYEKISYLTDQGLYGDYILKHYGREEIEEAEGFLDDERNKLFTYAGLDLLLKRYVIQDHSHHPLETPQEMYLGIALHLAMKEDKACRIKWVRRFYDMLSRMQVTMATPTLSNARKPYHQLSSCFIDTVPDSLEGIYRSVDNFAQVSKFGGGMGLYFGKVRAAGSRIRGFEGAAGGVIRWIKLVNDTAVAVDQLGMRQGAAAVYLDAWHKDLPEFLQLRTNNGDDRMKAHDIFPAVCFPDLFWRMAKENLDQNWHLMCPHEIQTVKGYCLEDCYGELWEERYLDCVEDDRISKRTVLLKDVVRLIIKSAVETGTPFIFNRDTVNRANPNSHRGIIYCSNLCTEIAQNMSPIESVSTQVLEVNGETTVVQTTRPGDFVVCNLASLCLGAIDVDDPGEVEHIVASAVRALDNVIDLNFYPLAYAGITNRNYRGIGLGVSGYHHMLAKHGIRWESGEHLAFADRVFERIHYAAVRASANLAAEKGRYRYFEGSEWQTGAYFEKRGLVSGEWKSLAEQVAEYGMRNAYLLAVAPTSSTSILSGTTAGLDPVMKRFYLEEKKNAILPRVAPDLTPRTFWLYKSGYTMDQTWTVRAAGVRQRHIDQAQSVNLYITNDYTMRQLLNLYILAWESGVKTLYYVRSKSLEVEECESCSS, from the coding sequence ATGGCGAAAAGGAAAGTGGATATAGATTTGGACTATAAAGGGCTGGAACAATGCCTGGAAGGAATCGGAAGGGATTTTCAGGGGGAGGGATACGGGCTGGAGCGCCTGTTTGAAAGGTACCGATCCTTTCACAAGCAGGGGATGGAACCTGCGGAGGGCATGGAAGCCCTGATTCGTTCCGCGGCGGAACTGACTTCCAAGGAAGCACCTATGTGGGAATTTGCAGCGGCCAGGCTGCGGTACTGCCGTTTTGCCTGTGAGATGGAGGAACAGCTCAGGGGGCTGGGAATCAGGGGGCTCTATGAAAAGATTTCATATCTGACAGACCAGGGATTATATGGTGATTATATTCTGAAGCATTACGGCCGGGAGGAGATAGAGGAGGCGGAAGGATTTCTGGATGATGAGAGAAATAAGCTCTTTACCTATGCGGGACTGGATTTGCTCCTTAAGCGGTATGTGATCCAGGACCACAGCCATCATCCGTTAGAGACGCCCCAGGAAATGTATCTGGGCATTGCCCTGCACCTGGCCATGAAGGAAGATAAGGCGTGCAGGATAAAATGGGTGCGCCGGTTTTACGATATGCTCAGCCGGATGCAGGTAACCATGGCCACCCCCACCCTGTCCAATGCCAGGAAGCCGTATCATCAGCTTTCCAGCTGTTTTATTGACACTGTGCCCGACAGTCTGGAAGGAATTTACAGAAGTGTGGACAACTTTGCCCAGGTCAGCAAATTCGGCGGGGGCATGGGCTTGTATTTCGGAAAGGTCAGGGCTGCGGGAAGCAGGATCCGGGGCTTTGAGGGGGCAGCCGGAGGCGTAATCCGCTGGATTAAGCTGGTGAACGATACGGCTGTGGCAGTGGATCAGCTGGGCATGCGCCAGGGCGCTGCGGCGGTTTATCTGGACGCCTGGCACAAGGATCTGCCGGAGTTCCTTCAGCTTCGGACTAATAACGGGGACGACCGCATGAAGGCCCATGACATTTTCCCGGCCGTGTGTTTTCCTGATTTGTTCTGGAGGATGGCTAAGGAGAATCTGGACCAGAACTGGCATCTGATGTGCCCCCACGAGATTCAGACCGTAAAGGGATACTGCCTGGAGGACTGTTACGGGGAGCTGTGGGAGGAACGGTATCTGGACTGTGTGGAGGATGACAGGATATCCAAGCGCACCGTGCTGTTAAAGGATGTGGTGCGCCTGATTATCAAGTCCGCGGTGGAGACAGGCACACCCTTTATCTTTAACCGGGATACGGTAAACAGGGCCAATCCCAACAGCCACCGGGGCATCATATACTGTTCCAACCTGTGCACCGAGATTGCCCAGAACATGTCTCCCATAGAAAGTGTATCGACTCAGGTGCTGGAGGTAAATGGGGAGACCACGGTGGTCCAGACCACACGGCCGGGAGATTTTGTGGTCTGTAACCTGGCCAGCCTCTGCCTGGGGGCCATTGATGTGGATGATCCGGGCGAAGTGGAGCATATTGTTGCCAGTGCCGTGAGGGCCCTGGATAATGTGATTGACCTGAATTTTTATCCGCTGGCCTATGCCGGAATCACCAACCGGAATTACAGGGGAATCGGCCTGGGAGTCAGCGGTTACCACCATATGCTGGCAAAGCACGGCATCCGGTGGGAGAGCGGGGAGCATCTGGCCTTTGCGGACCGGGTGTTTGAGCGGATTCATTACGCGGCTGTCAGGGCCAGCGCCAATCTGGCGGCGGAGAAGGGACGTTACCGGTATTTTGAGGGAAGCGAATGGCAGACAGGAGCATACTTTGAGAAGCGCGGGCTTGTGAGCGGGGAATGGAAATCGCTGGCGGAACAGGTGGCGGAGTATGGAATGCGCAACGCCTATCTTCTGGCTGTGGCGCCTACCAGCAGCACCAGCATACTTTCCGGTACAACGGCTGGCCTGGACCCCGTGATGAAGCGGTTTTATCTGGAAGAGAAAAAGAACGCCATACTGCCCAGGGTTGCCCCGGACCTGACACCACGGACCTTCTGGCTGTATAAAAGCGGATACACCATGGACCAGACCTGGACGGTGCGGGCCGCAGGCGTGCGCCAGAGGCACATTGACCAGGCCCAGAGCGTGAACCTGTACATTACCAATGATTACACCATGCGCCAGCTGCTGAACCTCTATATACTGGCCTGGGAGAGCGGCGTAAAGACCCTGTACTATGTGCGCAGCAAGTCTTTAGAGGTGGAGGAGTGTGAAAGCTGTTCCAGCTAA
- a CDS encoding YitT family protein, protein MSEIKSPFWHTAAEYGIITVSIWIMVVGIYFFKFPNHFAFGGVTGFSTVVSEISRWSASDFTFIVNTSLLVLGFIFLGKGFGIKTVYASMVMSISLSLLERVCPLSRPLTTEPLLELLFAIFLPAVGTAILFNLGASSGGTDIIAMILKKYTSLNIGTVLMLVDVAAAASSFFIFGPETGLFSTIGLAAKSLVIDDVIENLNLCKCFNIICDDPEPICDYIINTLHRSATVYHAEGAFTHHEKTVIMTTMKRSQALKLRNYIRAIEPTAFMLISNSSEIIGKGFLAG, encoded by the coding sequence ATGAGCGAGATAAAAAGTCCATTTTGGCACACGGCAGCCGAATATGGCATCATTACAGTAAGCATCTGGATTATGGTGGTTGGAATCTACTTTTTCAAGTTTCCCAATCATTTTGCATTCGGAGGCGTTACAGGCTTTTCCACGGTAGTAAGTGAAATCAGCCGTTGGTCCGCCAGTGACTTCACATTTATTGTGAACACCTCTCTGCTGGTATTAGGGTTCATTTTCCTGGGTAAGGGGTTTGGAATAAAGACCGTTTATGCAAGTATGGTCATGTCCATCAGCCTTTCCCTGCTGGAACGTGTCTGTCCTTTAAGCAGGCCGCTGACAACCGAACCTCTGCTGGAACTGCTGTTCGCCATTTTCCTGCCGGCAGTGGGCACAGCCATCCTCTTTAATCTGGGCGCTTCCAGCGGCGGTACAGATATCATCGCCATGATACTTAAGAAATATACCAGTCTTAACATAGGAACCGTCCTCATGCTGGTGGATGTGGCGGCCGCGGCCTCCTCATTTTTCATCTTCGGACCTGAGACAGGGCTGTTCTCCACCATCGGCCTGGCGGCCAAATCCCTGGTCATTGACGATGTGATTGAGAATCTGAATCTGTGCAAATGCTTTAATATTATCTGTGACGACCCGGAGCCGATCTGCGACTATATCATCAACACGCTGCACCGCAGCGCCACGGTATACCATGCAGAGGGAGCGTTTACCCATCATGAAAAGACGGTAATCATGACCACCATGAAACGCAGCCAGGCATTAAAGCTGCGCAACTATATCCGCGCCATTGAGCCCACCGCCTTCATGCTGATATCCAACTCCAGCGAAATCA